A section of the Dermacoccus nishinomiyaensis genome encodes:
- the rplR gene encoding 50S ribosomal protein L18 produces the protein MAKIVKRSTSKSAARGRRHLRLRKKVTGTAVRPRLVVSRSSRHVFVQVVDDTVGKTVASASTMEADLRTFEGDKSAKARKVGELVAERAKAQGIEAVVFDRGGNRYAGRVAAIADGAREGGLSL, from the coding sequence ATGGCAAAGATCGTCAAGCGTTCGACGAGCAAGTCCGCAGCTCGCGGCCGTCGTCACCTGCGCCTGCGCAAGAAGGTCACGGGGACCGCGGTTCGCCCGCGCCTGGTCGTCTCGCGTTCCAGCCGTCACGTCTTCGTCCAGGTCGTCGACGACACGGTCGGCAAGACCGTCGCGTCCGCGTCCACCATGGAAGCCGACCTGCGCACGTTCGAGGGTGACAAGTCCGCCAAGGCCCGCAAGGTCGGCGAACTCGTGGCCGAGCGTGCCAAGGCCCAGGGCATCGAGGCAGTCGTGTTCGACCGTGGCGGCAACCGCTACGCCGGCCGCGTCGCCGC
- the rplF gene encoding 50S ribosomal protein L6: protein MSRIGRLPVPVPSGVEVTIDGQDVTVKGPKGSLDLTVPAPITVAKGEDGSVEVTRPNDERDARARHGLTRSLINNMVVGVTDGYTKKLEIHGTGYRVTAKGSDLEFALGYSHPILVKAPEGITFVVENPTRFSVSGIDKQLVGEVSANIRKLRKPDPYKAKGVRYEGEHIRRKVGKAGK, encoded by the coding sequence ATGTCACGTATTGGACGTCTCCCGGTTCCTGTCCCGTCCGGTGTCGAGGTGACCATCGACGGCCAGGACGTCACGGTTAAGGGCCCCAAGGGCAGCCTTGACCTGACGGTTCCCGCGCCGATCACCGTCGCCAAGGGCGAGGACGGATCCGTCGAGGTGACGCGACCCAACGACGAGCGCGACGCGCGCGCCCGTCACGGACTGACGCGGAGCCTGATCAACAACATGGTCGTCGGTGTCACCGACGGCTACACCAAGAAGCTCGAGATCCACGGCACGGGTTACCGCGTGACGGCGAAGGGCAGCGACCTCGAGTTCGCGCTCGGCTACTCGCACCCGATCCTCGTGAAGGCCCCCGAGGGCATCACGTTCGTCGTCGAGAACCCGACCCGCTTCTCGGTCTCCGGTATCGACAAGCAGCTCGTCGGTGAGGTCTCGGCCAACATCCGCAAGCTGCGCAAGCCCGACCCGTACAAGGCGAAGGGTGTCCGCTACGAAGGCGAGCACATCCGCCGCAAGGTCGGAAAGGCTGGTAAGTAA
- the rpsH gene encoding 30S ribosomal protein S8, translating to MTMTDPIADMLTRVRNANSAHHDSTSMPFSKLKSHIAEILEREGYIAGWTVEEARVGQTLTINLKYGPNRERSIAGVRRVSKPGLRVYAKSTNLPKVLGGLGIAILSTSSGLLTDKQAAAKGVGGEVLAYVW from the coding sequence ATGACCATGACCGACCCGATCGCGGACATGTTGACGCGAGTCCGGAACGCCAACTCGGCGCACCACGACTCGACGTCCATGCCGTTCTCGAAGCTGAAGTCCCACATCGCTGAGATTCTTGAACGCGAGGGTTACATCGCCGGCTGGACCGTCGAAGAAGCCCGCGTCGGCCAGACGCTCACGATCAACCTGAAGTACGGCCCGAACCGTGAGCGCTCCATCGCCGGAGTGCGCCGCGTCTCGAAGCCCGGCCTTCGCGTCTACGCCAAGTCCACCAACCTCCCCAAGGTTCTCGGTGGCCTCGGCATTGCCATTCTTTCCACGTCCTCCGGTCTGCTCACCGACAAGCAGGCGGCGGCCAAGGGTGTTGGCGGGGAAGTCCTCGCCTACGTCTGGTAA
- a CDS encoding type Z 30S ribosomal protein S14, whose amino-acid sequence MAKTALINKANAKPKFKVRGYTRCQRCGRPHSVYRKFGLCRICLREMAHAGELPGVTKSSW is encoded by the coding sequence ATGGCGAAGACCGCACTGATCAACAAGGCGAACGCCAAGCCGAAGTTCAAGGTTCGTGGCTACACGCGCTGCCAGCGCTGCGGCCGCCCGCACTCGGTCTACCGCAAGTTCGGCCTGTGCCGCATCTGCTTGCGCGAGATGGCACACGCCGGCGAACTGCCGGGCGTGACCAAGTCCAGCTGGTAA
- the rplE gene encoding 50S ribosomal protein L5 has protein sequence MSETTKTTPRLKTRYQDEIKGQLQGEFNFANAMQVPGVVKVVVNMGVGDAAKDSKLIEGAIRDLEAITGQKPAVTKARKSIAQFKLREGMPIGAHVTLRGDRMWEFLDRLVSVALPRIRDFRGLSPKQFDGNGNYTFGLNEQSMFHEIDQDKIDRVRGMDITVVTTAANDDEGRALLRALGFPFKEK, from the coding sequence ATGTCTGAGACCACGAAGACCACCCCGCGTCTGAAGACGCGCTACCAGGACGAGATCAAGGGCCAGCTGCAGGGCGAGTTCAACTTCGCCAACGCGATGCAGGTTCCGGGTGTCGTCAAGGTCGTCGTCAACATGGGTGTCGGCGACGCCGCGAAGGACAGCAAGCTGATTGAGGGCGCCATCCGCGACCTCGAGGCCATCACCGGCCAGAAGCCGGCTGTCACCAAGGCACGCAAGTCGATCGCCCAGTTCAAGCTGCGTGAGGGCATGCCGATCGGCGCGCACGTCACGCTGCGCGGCGACCGCATGTGGGAGTTCCTCGACCGCCTCGTTTCGGTTGCGCTGCCGCGTATCCGCGACTTCCGCGGCCTGTCGCCGAAGCAGTTCGACGGCAACGGCAACTACACGTTCGGTCTGAACGAGCAGTCGATGTTCCACGAGATCGACCAGGACAAGATCGACCGCGTCCGCGGCATGGACATCACCGTCGTGACGACCGCCGCGAACGACGACGAAGGCCGCGCCCTGCTGCGCGCCCTCGGATTCCCGTTCAAGGAGAAGTGA
- the rplX gene encoding 50S ribosomal protein L24, with product MVAKMKIKKNDLVQVISGRSEKNGGDKGKQGKVIAVFPETQRVLVEGINRVTKHVKAGQPGAGTGGLTVVEAPIHVSNVALVDPETNKPTRVRTRVEQVERDGKTKTVRTRVSVRSGKDL from the coding sequence ATGGTGGCCAAGATGAAGATCAAGAAGAACGACCTCGTCCAGGTCATCAGCGGCCGTTCCGAGAAGAATGGCGGCGACAAGGGCAAGCAGGGCAAGGTCATCGCCGTGTTCCCGGAGACGCAGCGTGTCCTCGTCGAGGGCATCAACCGCGTCACGAAGCACGTCAAGGCCGGTCAGCCCGGTGCGGGCACCGGCGGCCTCACGGTCGTCGAGGCGCCGATCCACGTCTCGAACGTGGCCCTCGTCGACCCGGAGACGAACAAGCCCACCCGTGTGCGCACCCGCGTCGAGCAGGTCGAGCGCGACGGCAAGACCAAGACCGTGCGTACCCGCGTGTCCGTGCGTTCCGGTAAGGACCTGTGA
- the rplN gene encoding 50S ribosomal protein L14 yields MIQQESRLRVADNTGAKEILCIRVLGGSGRRYAGIGDTIVATVKDAIPGGNVKKGDVVKAVIVRTKKERRRADGSYIRFDENAAVILKGDGDPRGTRIFGPVGRELRDKKFMKIISLAPEVL; encoded by the coding sequence GTGATTCAGCAGGAGTCGCGACTTCGTGTCGCCGACAACACCGGTGCCAAGGAGATCCTGTGCATCCGCGTGCTCGGCGGTTCTGGCCGCCGGTACGCCGGCATCGGTGACACCATCGTGGCCACCGTCAAGGACGCCATCCCCGGTGGCAATGTCAAGAAGGGTGACGTCGTCAAGGCCGTCATCGTTCGCACCAAGAAGGAGCGCCGTCGTGCAGACGGCTCCTACATCCGCTTCGACGAGAACGCGGCAGTCATCCTCAAGGGTGACGGCGACCCGCGTGGTACGCGCATCTTCGGCCCCGTCGGCCGTGAACTGCGCGACAAGAAGTTCATGAAGATCATTTCGCTTGCCCCGGAGGTGCTCTGA
- the rpsQ gene encoding 30S ribosomal protein S17, which produces MTDKQETAVTEQAERNYRKTRQGYVVSDKMDKTVVVEVEDRVKHALYGKVMRRSSKVKAHDENNSAGIGDRVLIMETRPLSATKRWRVVEILERAK; this is translated from the coding sequence ATGACTGACAAGCAGGAGACCGCTGTGACCGAGCAGGCAGAGCGCAACTACCGCAAGACGCGTCAGGGTTACGTCGTCAGCGACAAGATGGACAAGACCGTCGTCGTCGAGGTCGAGGACCGCGTCAAGCATGCCCTGTACGGCAAGGTCATGCGCCGCAGCAGCAAGGTGAAGGCCCACGACGAGAACAACAGCGCCGGCATCGGCGACCGCGTTCTCATCATGGAGACCCGCCCGCTCTCGGCAACGAAGCGTTGGCGCGTCGTCGAGATCCTCGAGCGCGCCAAGTAA
- the rpmC gene encoding 50S ribosomal protein L29, whose product MAKGSEDLQPKALREMTDEVLTQKLAEAKKELFNLRFQSATGQLESSARLRSVRTDIARIYTEMRERELNIGRDEKVG is encoded by the coding sequence ATGGCCAAGGGTTCGGAAGACCTGCAGCCGAAGGCACTGCGCGAGATGACGGACGAGGTGCTGACGCAGAAGCTCGCAGAGGCGAAGAAGGAACTCTTCAACCTGCGCTTCCAGTCGGCCACCGGCCAGCTCGAGAGCTCGGCCCGTCTGCGTTCCGTTCGCACGGACATCGCGCGCATCTACACGGAGATGCGTGAGCGCGAGCTCAACATCGGCCGTGATGAGAAGGTTGGCTGA
- the rplP gene encoding 50S ribosomal protein L16 — protein MLIPRRVKHRKQHHPKRSGTAKGGTQVTFGDYGIQALEPAYVTNRQIESARIAMTRYMKRGGKVWINIYPDRPLTKKPAETRMGSGKGSPEWWVANVKPGRVMFEVNGVSEEVAREAMRLAMHKLPMKCRFVAREGGDI, from the coding sequence ATGCTCATTCCCCGTCGAGTGAAGCACCGCAAGCAGCACCACCCGAAGCGCAGCGGCACCGCCAAGGGCGGCACGCAGGTCACGTTCGGTGACTACGGCATCCAGGCTCTCGAGCCGGCTTACGTCACGAACCGTCAGATCGAGTCCGCTCGTATCGCGATGACCCGCTACATGAAGCGTGGCGGAAAGGTGTGGATCAACATCTACCCGGACCGTCCGCTGACGAAGAAGCCCGCCGAGACCCGCATGGGTTCCGGTAAGGGTTCGCCGGAGTGGTGGGTCGCCAACGTCAAGCCGGGCCGCGTCATGTTCGAGGTCAACGGTGTGTCCGAAGAGGTTGCGCGCGAGGCCATGCGTCTCGCGATGCACAAGCTGCCGATGAAGTGCCGCTTCGTCGCGCGTGAAGGTGGTGACATCTGA